The segment TATGTGTCACCCTAAAAAAGCTTctaaaaagagttttttttataaagataaAAACCAGCTTAGGACCAAGTTGGTAAGGAAAACTAATACATAGGATCTAAGACAAAACATAAAACAGGTTTCATCTGAGAAGAAACTCTTGAgtactaaaaattaaaactgataaaaaacagagaaaatatagAGGCAAGGATGACGACGGAAACATCAACTCATGCTGAACTTAGGAAGCTAAGCTATGCGTAGTCTTTTCCCTTCACGCACATCATCCGTGGGTGGTTCGTTGGTAGTGGTGGAGTCAACAAAACAGCTTCATCAGATTGGATAGGTGGATCAGCATCACCTCCTTCAACAATCCCAAGAATATCACTCGCACCAGCGTTCTTAGAGGCTTCACCGGTATCTCACCGGTCACCGGATGGCTTACTTGACACTGCTCCAGCTCGTGGCATGACTTCACCAGGTTGATTGTTACTTCCTTggagaaacaaataaaaaaggaaagtatTTAA is part of the Brassica rapa cultivar Chiifu-401-42 chromosome A09, CAAS_Brap_v3.01, whole genome shotgun sequence genome and harbors:
- the LOC103841996 gene encoding uncharacterized protein LOC103841996, whose translation is MMGVDMLSLDSKCLTEIENRTFTFQLKLTEFNITSKHQSLTISRIFEKHQRPPLPSFAEQEVTINLVKSCHELEQCQVSHPVTGEIPVKPLRTLVRVIFLGLLKEVMLIHLSNLMKLFC